In one window of Macadamia integrifolia cultivar HAES 741 chromosome 2, SCU_Mint_v3, whole genome shotgun sequence DNA:
- the LOC122090652 gene encoding transcription factor HEC3-like has protein sequence MDINHNSSTSNHTCSGLDMTMEGLILHDQLPYDLVYPNYPLQTHQIIPSPSHVLSPGNFPSENQQGISQREEQQEEPEEELGAMKEMIYKIAAMQPVDIDPATIQKPKRRNVRISNDPQSVAARHRRERISEKIRILQRLVPGGTKMDTATMLDEAIRYVKFLKRQIHELQSNDQSSMPSPHNFGGVMGHLSAIECEALGIISPSSSSVQQAIGSAGFTIGATGDIPCETLCFNHQDEVIRINDSSD, from the coding sequence ATGGATATCAACCACAACAGCAGCACAAGCAACCACACTTGTAGTGGTCTTGACATGACCATGGAAGGTCTAATCCTCCATGATCAACTTCCTTATGACTTGGTTTACCCTAATTATCCTCTGCAGACACATCAAATAATACCATCCCCTAGCCATGTACTCAGTCCAGGTAATTTCCCTAGTGAAAATCAACAGGGAATAAGCCAGAGAGAGGAACAGCAAGAAGAGCCAGAAGAAGAACTAGGAGCCATGAAAGAGATGATATACAAGATAGCAGCAATGCAACCTGTGGACATCGACCCAGCAACAATTCAAAAGCCGAAAAGGCGTAATGTCCGCATTAGCAACGATCCCCAGAGTGTAGCTGCACGCCACAGAAGAGAAAGGATAAGTGAGAAGATAAGAATTCTTCAGAGACTAGTTCCAGGAGGAACAAAGATGGACACTGCTACCATGTTAGATGAAGCCATTCGCTATGTCAAGTTCTTAAAGAGACAGATTCATGAGCTGCAGTCCAATGATCAGTCATCTATGCCGTCACCGCATAATTTCGGAGGAGTCATGGGACACTTATCAGCTATCGAATGTGAAGCTCTCGGCATCAtctccccctcttcttcttcggtGCAACAGGCTATTGGGTCTGCCGGATTCACCATTGGAGCCACCGGAGACATCCCATGTGAGACCTTATGCTTTAACCATCAAGATGAGGTAATTAGGATCAATGACTCGAGTGATTAA
- the LOC122071861 gene encoding zinc finger CCCH domain-containing protein 55-like isoform X1 gives MTRSVKKRTSKWDLKVDTDVPAESIHDNTWPGKPGESIHYKESSSGLNSLKVSGSQDPMWSNMESNKSVEQFPTKRGVDLDDSLNRDIDEISHSITGWGGDQSCSSSMSPGLDAWRQQNQKHSPKSSWRSLRCRSRSRSPLHGFKQESDLLRDGSSSGSGVSATTCNDFAAGRCRRGSQCRFLHQDSSDYEVRRHSEHGRADNLGGRHDDGRHLECDRVERWRGRPEDSGSSGSGPAGNWRSRNERGSFSRHSNNDELLDYSQDMISHGYGDSEKHKPPRNDRSTNRCNDFLRDKCCRGSSFKYAHHDVLGDGHGGWSKKDVTRDWVHDKREAHEYDHGRRTFRNNGIPCKYFAAGNCRNGAHCRFSHDGAEHCSPEDRSQGDRWGHNLDTEEKSCGVPNWSDTAAAPDVAKDDSCRCNVDDKDNSFRGPKWSDTAIGSDVAKDHRWGHNSDIEPNSWRDPNMSDAAAGSDVAQDDKWGHSLGNEPNSWVGPKYSDTAAAPDVAKSPHCRTNCGDGQVGFYEPWATKRPKDQWGHSSDNENRPWEGPMRSDKAVGQIMFRTPHPSENNGASMSIPESIVGSKPLDVADTSAAAAVMERYPFYIEKKEHRQFPEDSQSRTPYGIYLPTLEHKTSQEVLQQHLSLRGDTVIAFPYRDSDILPMLPMPGQRFNHDDQSGRSSSFNMIGQSEQIVPPHPSSGQTLNLSGIKQTIMPESSSNKQGQTLVHMGGHITKSETEDAKTSKVTSLALLTHNVVTSEQAMNTLSASLAQIFGNGQQLPLLYAALNPPNSIGLVPSQQSPAAMSTAVTLLPNDPNQITWSQKPYDPRVSIESSRLVTSNQPPGFSSSPFEQNKVAEQMPLKSSFPSWLKNKSSDDTLKHESQQLETVAACEAVVKNDKADQGNKEENIHSEDMNVDGHVDEECKRKKDSKAMRMLKFALVEFVKEILKPTWKGGQMSKEVHKTIVKKVVDKVIGTIEEAHVPQTQEKVDQYLSFSKPKLMKLVQAYVERYLKSDHAGKP, from the exons ATGACTAGAAGTGTCAAGAAACGCACTTCTAAGTGGGATTTGAAAGTAGATACTGATGTCCCTGCTGAAAGCATACATGACAATACTTGGCCTGGTAAACCAGGCGAGTCCATTCATTATAAAGAATCAAGTTCAGGATTGAATTCTCTAAAGGTTTCTGGTAGTCAAGATCCAATGTGGTCGAACATGGAGTCGAACAAATCTGTGGAGCAATTTCCTACAAAAAGAGGTGTAGATCTGGATGACAGCCTGAACAGAGACATTGATGAGATTTCACATAGCATTACAGGATGGGGTGGAGATCAAAGTTGCAGTTCTAGCATGTCTCCTGGTCTTGATGCTTGGAgacaacaaaatcaaaaacaCTCCCCAAAGAGTAGTTGGAGATCACTCAG GTGCAGGAGTAGGAGTAGGAGCCCGCTCCATGGCTTTAAGCAGGAATCAGATCTCCTGAGAGATGGAAGTAGCAGTGGATCAGGAGTCTCAGCTACGACATGTAATGATTTTGCTGCAGGCAGGTGTAGGAGAGGTAGTCAGTGCAGGTTTCTTCATCAGGATAGCAGTGATTATGAGGTTCGGAGGCACTCAGAACATGGTCGAGCTGACAACTTGGGAGGCAGGCACGATGATGGTAGGCATCTAGAATGTGATCGAGTGGAAAGATGGAGAGGTAGGCCTGAGGATAGTGGGAGTTCAGGAAGTGGTCCAGCGGGTAACTGGAGAAGCAGGAATGAGAGAGGATCATTTTCGAGGCATTCCAACAACGATGAGCTACTTGATTACTCCCAGGATATGATTTCACATGGTTATGGGGACAGCGAGAAGCATAAGCCTCCAAGGAACGACAGATCTACCAATCGCTGTAATGATTTTCTGAGAGACAAGTGTTGCAGGGGATCATCATTTAAATATGCTCACCATGATGTCTTAGGTGATGGACATGGTGGATGGTCTAAAAAAGATGTGACAAGAGACTGGGTCCATGACAAAAGGGAGGCACATGAGTATGATCATGGACGTAGAACCTTTAGAAATAATGGTATTCCTTGCAAGTATTTTGCCGCTGGAAATTGCCGCAATGGGGCACATTGCAGGTTCTCTCATGATGGTGCAGAACATTGCAGTCCTGAAGACAGGTCTCAGGGTGATAGGTGGGGCCATAATTTGGATACTGAGGAGAAGTCATGTGGAGTTCCAAACTGGAGTGATACTGCAGCGGCCCCAGATGTAGCCAAGGATGATAGCTGCAGGTGCAATGTGGACGATAAAGACAATTCATTTCGTGGTCCCAAATGGAGTGATACAGCAATTGGCTCTGATGTTGCCAAGGATCACAGGTGGGGCCATAATTCAGACATTGAACCAAATTCATGGAGAGATCCAAACATGAGTGACGCAGCAGCCGGCTCTGATGTTGCCCAGGATGATAAGTGGGGCCATAGTTTGGGTAATGAACCTAATTCATGGGTAGGTCCAAAATATAGTGACACAGCAGCTGCACCTGATGTTGCTAAGTCTCCTCACTGTAGGACCAACTGTGGGGATGGACAAGTGGGTTTTTATGAACCATGGGCTACTAAGAGGCCTAAAGATCAGTGGGGCCATAGTTCTGATAATGAGAACAGACCATGGGAAGGTCCAATGCGGAGTGACAAAGCAGTTGGCCAAATCATGTTTAGGACTCCACATCCGAGTGAAAATAATGGTGCAAGCATGAGCATTCCTGAATCAATTGTTGGTAGCAAACCACTTGATGTTGCTGATACTTCTGCTGCAGCAGCTGTCATGGAGCGGTATCCTTTCtacattgaaaaaaaagaacacaGACAGTTTCCAGAAGATTCACAATCTCGAACTCCATATGGGATCTATTTACCCACCCTTGAACACAAGACAAGTCAAGAAGTTTTACAGCAACATCTCAGTTTGAGAGGAGATACTGTTATTGCGTTCCCCTACAGAGATAGCGATATTCTGCCTATGCTTCCCATGCCTGGGCAAAGATTCAATCATGATGACCAGAGTGGAAGGAGTTCAAGCTTTAACATGATTGGGCAGAGTGAACAAATAGTCCCTCCACACCCTTCAAGTGGACAAACTTTGAACCTTAGCGGGATAAAACAGACAATTATGCCCGAGTCATCTTCAAATAAACAAGGTCAAACACTAGTTCATATGGGTGGGCATATTACTAAATCTGAAACAGAGGATGCCAAAACATCAAAAGTAACTTCTTTAGCTCTGCTTACTCATAATGTAGTAACCAGTGAGCAGGCAATGAATACCCTTTCAGCGTCATTGGCTCAGATATTTGGAAATGGGCAGCAGCTTCCACTATTATATGCTGCTTTAAACCCCCCTAATTCTATTGGCTTGGTTCCTTCCCAACAAAGCCCTGCAGCAATGAGCACAGCAGTTACTTTACTGCCCAATGATCCTAATCAAATCACCTGGTCTCAAAAGCCATATGATCCTAGGGTCAGCATTGAATCAAGCAGGCTTGTCACCAGTAACCAACCCCCAGGGTTTTCATCAAGTCCTTTTGAACAGAATAAAGTAGCTGAACAAATGCCTTTGAAAAGTTCTTTTCCATCATGGCTTAAGAATAAATCTTCCGATGACACACTTAAGCATGAGTCTCAGCAGCTGGAGACAGTTGCAGCATGTGAGGCTGTGGTAAAGAATGATAAAGCTGATCagggaaataaggaagaaaatattCATTCGGAGGACATGAATGTTGATGGTCATGTTGATGAAGAATGCAAAAGGAAGAAGGACTCGAAGGCTATGCGCATGTTAAAATTTGCACTAGTGGAGTTTGTTAAGGAGATTCTAAAGCCCACATGGAAAGGAGGACAAATGAGCAAGGAGGTTCACAAAACCATAGTAAAGAAAGTTGTTGATAAAGTGATTGGTACAATTGAAGAAGCTCATGTCCCTCAGACACAAGAGAAAGTCGATCAATATCTGTCATTTTCTAAACCCAAGCTTATGAAACTTGTACAG GCATATGTGGAAAGGTATTTGAAGAGTGACCATGCTGGAAAACCTTAA
- the LOC122071861 gene encoding zinc finger CCCH domain-containing protein 55-like isoform X2, protein MTRSVKKRTSKWDLKVDTDVPAESIHDNTWPGKPGESIHYKESSSGLNSLKVSGSQDPMWSNMESNKSVEQFPTKRGVDLDDSLNRDIDEISHSITGWGGDQSCSSSMSPGLDAWRQQNQKHSPKSSWRSLRSRSRSPLHGFKQESDLLRDGSSSGSGVSATTCNDFAAGRCRRGSQCRFLHQDSSDYEVRRHSEHGRADNLGGRHDDGRHLECDRVERWRGRPEDSGSSGSGPAGNWRSRNERGSFSRHSNNDELLDYSQDMISHGYGDSEKHKPPRNDRSTNRCNDFLRDKCCRGSSFKYAHHDVLGDGHGGWSKKDVTRDWVHDKREAHEYDHGRRTFRNNGIPCKYFAAGNCRNGAHCRFSHDGAEHCSPEDRSQGDRWGHNLDTEEKSCGVPNWSDTAAAPDVAKDDSCRCNVDDKDNSFRGPKWSDTAIGSDVAKDHRWGHNSDIEPNSWRDPNMSDAAAGSDVAQDDKWGHSLGNEPNSWVGPKYSDTAAAPDVAKSPHCRTNCGDGQVGFYEPWATKRPKDQWGHSSDNENRPWEGPMRSDKAVGQIMFRTPHPSENNGASMSIPESIVGSKPLDVADTSAAAAVMERYPFYIEKKEHRQFPEDSQSRTPYGIYLPTLEHKTSQEVLQQHLSLRGDTVIAFPYRDSDILPMLPMPGQRFNHDDQSGRSSSFNMIGQSEQIVPPHPSSGQTLNLSGIKQTIMPESSSNKQGQTLVHMGGHITKSETEDAKTSKVTSLALLTHNVVTSEQAMNTLSASLAQIFGNGQQLPLLYAALNPPNSIGLVPSQQSPAAMSTAVTLLPNDPNQITWSQKPYDPRVSIESSRLVTSNQPPGFSSSPFEQNKVAEQMPLKSSFPSWLKNKSSDDTLKHESQQLETVAACEAVVKNDKADQGNKEENIHSEDMNVDGHVDEECKRKKDSKAMRMLKFALVEFVKEILKPTWKGGQMSKEVHKTIVKKVVDKVIGTIEEAHVPQTQEKVDQYLSFSKPKLMKLVQAYVERYLKSDHAGKP, encoded by the exons ATGACTAGAAGTGTCAAGAAACGCACTTCTAAGTGGGATTTGAAAGTAGATACTGATGTCCCTGCTGAAAGCATACATGACAATACTTGGCCTGGTAAACCAGGCGAGTCCATTCATTATAAAGAATCAAGTTCAGGATTGAATTCTCTAAAGGTTTCTGGTAGTCAAGATCCAATGTGGTCGAACATGGAGTCGAACAAATCTGTGGAGCAATTTCCTACAAAAAGAGGTGTAGATCTGGATGACAGCCTGAACAGAGACATTGATGAGATTTCACATAGCATTACAGGATGGGGTGGAGATCAAAGTTGCAGTTCTAGCATGTCTCCTGGTCTTGATGCTTGGAgacaacaaaatcaaaaacaCTCCCCAAAGAGTAGTTGGAGATCACTCAG GAGTAGGAGTAGGAGCCCGCTCCATGGCTTTAAGCAGGAATCAGATCTCCTGAGAGATGGAAGTAGCAGTGGATCAGGAGTCTCAGCTACGACATGTAATGATTTTGCTGCAGGCAGGTGTAGGAGAGGTAGTCAGTGCAGGTTTCTTCATCAGGATAGCAGTGATTATGAGGTTCGGAGGCACTCAGAACATGGTCGAGCTGACAACTTGGGAGGCAGGCACGATGATGGTAGGCATCTAGAATGTGATCGAGTGGAAAGATGGAGAGGTAGGCCTGAGGATAGTGGGAGTTCAGGAAGTGGTCCAGCGGGTAACTGGAGAAGCAGGAATGAGAGAGGATCATTTTCGAGGCATTCCAACAACGATGAGCTACTTGATTACTCCCAGGATATGATTTCACATGGTTATGGGGACAGCGAGAAGCATAAGCCTCCAAGGAACGACAGATCTACCAATCGCTGTAATGATTTTCTGAGAGACAAGTGTTGCAGGGGATCATCATTTAAATATGCTCACCATGATGTCTTAGGTGATGGACATGGTGGATGGTCTAAAAAAGATGTGACAAGAGACTGGGTCCATGACAAAAGGGAGGCACATGAGTATGATCATGGACGTAGAACCTTTAGAAATAATGGTATTCCTTGCAAGTATTTTGCCGCTGGAAATTGCCGCAATGGGGCACATTGCAGGTTCTCTCATGATGGTGCAGAACATTGCAGTCCTGAAGACAGGTCTCAGGGTGATAGGTGGGGCCATAATTTGGATACTGAGGAGAAGTCATGTGGAGTTCCAAACTGGAGTGATACTGCAGCGGCCCCAGATGTAGCCAAGGATGATAGCTGCAGGTGCAATGTGGACGATAAAGACAATTCATTTCGTGGTCCCAAATGGAGTGATACAGCAATTGGCTCTGATGTTGCCAAGGATCACAGGTGGGGCCATAATTCAGACATTGAACCAAATTCATGGAGAGATCCAAACATGAGTGACGCAGCAGCCGGCTCTGATGTTGCCCAGGATGATAAGTGGGGCCATAGTTTGGGTAATGAACCTAATTCATGGGTAGGTCCAAAATATAGTGACACAGCAGCTGCACCTGATGTTGCTAAGTCTCCTCACTGTAGGACCAACTGTGGGGATGGACAAGTGGGTTTTTATGAACCATGGGCTACTAAGAGGCCTAAAGATCAGTGGGGCCATAGTTCTGATAATGAGAACAGACCATGGGAAGGTCCAATGCGGAGTGACAAAGCAGTTGGCCAAATCATGTTTAGGACTCCACATCCGAGTGAAAATAATGGTGCAAGCATGAGCATTCCTGAATCAATTGTTGGTAGCAAACCACTTGATGTTGCTGATACTTCTGCTGCAGCAGCTGTCATGGAGCGGTATCCTTTCtacattgaaaaaaaagaacacaGACAGTTTCCAGAAGATTCACAATCTCGAACTCCATATGGGATCTATTTACCCACCCTTGAACACAAGACAAGTCAAGAAGTTTTACAGCAACATCTCAGTTTGAGAGGAGATACTGTTATTGCGTTCCCCTACAGAGATAGCGATATTCTGCCTATGCTTCCCATGCCTGGGCAAAGATTCAATCATGATGACCAGAGTGGAAGGAGTTCAAGCTTTAACATGATTGGGCAGAGTGAACAAATAGTCCCTCCACACCCTTCAAGTGGACAAACTTTGAACCTTAGCGGGATAAAACAGACAATTATGCCCGAGTCATCTTCAAATAAACAAGGTCAAACACTAGTTCATATGGGTGGGCATATTACTAAATCTGAAACAGAGGATGCCAAAACATCAAAAGTAACTTCTTTAGCTCTGCTTACTCATAATGTAGTAACCAGTGAGCAGGCAATGAATACCCTTTCAGCGTCATTGGCTCAGATATTTGGAAATGGGCAGCAGCTTCCACTATTATATGCTGCTTTAAACCCCCCTAATTCTATTGGCTTGGTTCCTTCCCAACAAAGCCCTGCAGCAATGAGCACAGCAGTTACTTTACTGCCCAATGATCCTAATCAAATCACCTGGTCTCAAAAGCCATATGATCCTAGGGTCAGCATTGAATCAAGCAGGCTTGTCACCAGTAACCAACCCCCAGGGTTTTCATCAAGTCCTTTTGAACAGAATAAAGTAGCTGAACAAATGCCTTTGAAAAGTTCTTTTCCATCATGGCTTAAGAATAAATCTTCCGATGACACACTTAAGCATGAGTCTCAGCAGCTGGAGACAGTTGCAGCATGTGAGGCTGTGGTAAAGAATGATAAAGCTGATCagggaaataaggaagaaaatattCATTCGGAGGACATGAATGTTGATGGTCATGTTGATGAAGAATGCAAAAGGAAGAAGGACTCGAAGGCTATGCGCATGTTAAAATTTGCACTAGTGGAGTTTGTTAAGGAGATTCTAAAGCCCACATGGAAAGGAGGACAAATGAGCAAGGAGGTTCACAAAACCATAGTAAAGAAAGTTGTTGATAAAGTGATTGGTACAATTGAAGAAGCTCATGTCCCTCAGACACAAGAGAAAGTCGATCAATATCTGTCATTTTCTAAACCCAAGCTTATGAAACTTGTACAG GCATATGTGGAAAGGTATTTGAAGAGTGACCATGCTGGAAAACCTTAA